GTTCATCGGCCAGATGCGCTCCGTGGGCTCGTTCGGCATCCGCTTCTGGCACGACCCGTTGCGCCTCGCGGCCGCCCAGGCGCGAGAGATGCTGACCCAGGCCGCGGCCGAGCGTCTCGGGGTAGCGCCTGAGGCCCTGCATGCCGAGAGCGGCTTCATCGTCCATGCCGAGAGCGGCCGGAGGGTCCCCTTCGGCGAGCTGGTGGCAGAGGCCTCGTCGCTGCCGGTGCCGGAGGCGCCGACCCTGCGCCCCGATGGCGAGCGAACCCTGAGCGGGCGCGCGGTGCCGCGCCTCGATACGCTGGAGAAGGTGACAGGCAGGGCCCAGTACGGGGTGGACGTCGAGCGCGAGGGCCAGCTGTATGGCGCCGTCCGCCTCGCCCCGGTCTATTCCGCCGAGGTCGAGTCGATCGATGAGAGCAGCGTCGCCGACATGCCGGGCGTGGTGGCGGTGGCTCGCGTGCCGCGCGGCGCGGTGGTGGTCGCCGACTCCTGGTGGCAGGCCAGGCAGGCCGCCGAGGCGCTCGATATCACCTTCACCGCCACTGACGCCGACGAGCTCTCCAGCGAGGCGATCGACACGATGCTGCGCGAGGCGCTGGAGCGGCCAGACGTGCCCGTCTCCACCCTGCGCGGCGAGGCGGAGGCGACGCTCGCGAGCGACGGCCGGGTCGTCGAGGCCGAATACTCGGTGCCGTTGCTCGCCCATGCGTGCATGGAGCCGATCAACTGCACCGCCGAATCCACCGAGGAGCGCACGGAGCTGTGGATCGGTACCCAGGGCCAGGACGTCGTGCGCATGACGCTCGAGAACGCGCTGCAGGTGCCGGCCAACCAGTTCTTCATCAATACCACCTACCTGGGCGGCGGCTTCGGCCGCAAGACACACGGTGAGATCGCCCTGCAGGCCGCGCTGGCCAGTCGTGCCGCTGGCGGCCGGCCGGTCAAGGTGCTGTGGGCGCGCGAGGACGACGTGCGGCAGGGCCAGTACCGCCAGACGATGCGCTGCCGCTTCCGGGCGGTGCTGGACGAAGCCGGGGATATCGCCGGCATGCGCATTCGCGTTGCCGGGCCGCAGATGGGCCGCGAGTACGGCATCGACCCGGAGCAGCGGGCGCGGGAAACGGGAAATCTCGCCAACTTCGATCCCTTCTCGCTCGGCGGGCTGTCGGACATGCACTACGTCATCCCCAACTTTGTCGTGGAGCACGCCGTGGTCGACCTGCCGATCCCGCTCTGCCCCTGGCGTTCCATCGCCTACTCCTTCAACGGCTTCTTCCTGGAGAGCTTCATGGACGAATGCGCGGCGGCCGCGGGCCTCGACCCACTGGCGTTTCGCCGCCGCCACTGCGAGGGGCAGGAGAGGATGCTCGCCGTCCTCGACCGGGTGGCCGAGATGTCGCGCTGGAGCGAGCCGGCGCCCGAGGGCATGGCGCGCGGCCTGGCGGTGGTCGAGAGCTACGGCTCCTACGTTGCCCAGGTGGTCGAGACGCGGGCCGACGACGAGGGGTTCCAGGTGGCGCGGGTCCATGCGGCCATCGACTGCGGGCGCGCCATCAACCCCGGCCAGGTGGAGGCGCAGATACAGGGTTCCGTCATCGATGCGCTCGGTGCGGCGCTGCGGCAGAAGGTCACGATCCGCGACGGCCGCGCCGAGCAGTCGAACTTCCACGACTACCCGCTGCTGCGTATCGGCGAGGCGCCGCCCGTGGCGGTGGGCATCGTCGAGATCGGCTCGCCGCTGGGCGGCGTCGGGGAGCCGGGCGTTCCCCCGCTCGCGCCGGCGCTGGCCAACGCGCTGTTCGCCGCCACGCAGCAGCGAATCCGCCACCTGCCGTTCGCCGACCACGCCTAGGTGAGGGCGAGATCAGACCTGTCGAGGCCCGCCATGCAGTGGGAACATGCGTATCTGGAACATGCTCAGGACGTCCTTGGCCAATGGCTCGACTGGCGCCGGGCGGGGGAGGTCGCCCTCGTCATCGTGACGGCGACGGAGGGCGGCGCCGTGCGCCTGCCAGGGGCGCTGCTGGCCGTATCGGCGGCAGGGGAGAGCTGCGGCTATCTCTCCGGCGGCTGCATCGACGCGGATGTGGTGCATCATGCCCAGGCATCTCTCCGCTCGGGGCGCATCGAACGGCTGCGATACGGCAGCGGCTCGCCTTTCATCGACCTGCCGCTGCCCTGCGGCGGTGCCATCGAGGTGTGGGTGCTTCCCGATCCCGATGTCGAGGTGCTGCGCGGGTGCCATGACCGGCTCGCCTCGCGTCAGCCGGCGACGCTCACGCTGGCGCCATCCGGCGCGCTGCGGCTGGGGCACTCGGCCGAGGCCCGCGCGCGCTCCTTCCGCTACACGCCCAAGCTCCGCCTGCGTATCGCCGGGCGTGGGGCCGACAGCCTGGCGCTTGCCCGCCTGGCGACGGCAAGCGGTATCGAGACCGAACTGCAACTGCGCGACGGCGCCGACGTCCAGGCTGCCCGGCGGCTGGGAATCGCCGGGGTCACGCCGCTGACGGTCCCCTCGGCGCTGCCGGCCCTGGGCGACGATCCCTGGACGGCCTTTCTGCTCGCCTTCCACGACGTCGACTGGGAGGAGGCCCTGCTTGGCCAGGCCCTCGGCGGCCCCGCCCTCTACCTCGGCGCCGTGGGCAGCAGGGCGACCCATGCCCGGCGCTGCGAGCGACTGCGTGCGGCCGGCGCCACCGAGCGGCAGATCGAACGCCTGCGTGGCCCCGTCGGCCTGCTCCCCTCCATGCGCGAGGCGTCGACGCTGGCCGTTTCCGTCCTCGCGGAGATCGTCGAGGCCTACCAGCGCAAGGTGCGGTGCCCCTTCGCCTCGACGGCACTGGTGCTGCTGGCCGCGGGGCAGTCCCATCGCTTCGCGGAGGGCGACAAGCTCCTGGCGCGGCTGCGCGGGCAGCGCCTCATCCAGCGTGCCGCCGCCGCACTCCAGAGCCATGCGCTTGCCGCCCGCATCGCGGTCGTCGGCCCCGATCAGGCCGCGCGGGCGGTGGAGCTGCGCGCCGCGGGCTGGAGCGTCGTGGTCAATGCGCACGCGGCGCAGGGCTTGTCGACCTCGCTGGCCGCCGGCATTCGTCAGGCCGGCCAGTCGCACGCCGTCGAGGCCGCCCTGGTCATGCTGGCCGACATGCCGAACGTGCCCGACGCCCATCTCGTCGACCTGCGCGATGCCCTGACGCCGGAGCGCAGCGCGGTCATGTCATCAGCTGGAGCGGTGCATCTGCCGCCTGCTCTCTTCGATCGATCCGTCTTCGACGGCTTGACCGGCCTGGGGGGCGATGCCGGGGCCGGCCAGATATTCCGGTCGCTGGCGCATACGGCCACCGTGCCCATCCCCGCCGAGTGGGCGCTGGACATCGATACGCGTGAAGATCTGGCGCAGGCCCGGGGGGCGCGTGGGGATACCGTGAGCCGCGTTGCGAGCTGCTGATGCCGCGGCAGGGGCCCGGCAGGGTCGCCAAGGCGATGGCAGACACGACAAGGCCCGCCGGAGCGGGCCTTGATTTTCGAACCGTAGGGCTCTCTCGCGTGACAGTGGGTCAGGCGAGCTGTTTGATGTTGGAGGCCTGAAGGCCCTTCTTGCCCTGGGTCACGTCGAATTCGACGGTCTGACCTTCCTGCAGGGACTTGAAGCCGTCAGCCTTAATTTCGGAGAAGTGAGCGAATACGTCGTCACCACCATCGGCCGGTGAAATGAAGCCGAAGCCTTTGGAATCGTTGAACCACTTGACTGTACCAGTCGTCATAACTTTCCTTTCGCGCCGTAGCGCCTTGCTACATTCTTGGGGTTACCCCCGTTGGCTAGCAGGTTATTGGCTTACCCGCTGAACCCACCGTGTCATGCTCGAGCGGCTTGGGTCAAAGCCTTTCGCGTTTATTTTCGGTATCCGCCGCCGGTTCCCTCCCAAGCTGGACGAGGCGGCGTGCGCTGAGCTGTACTGCGATAACCCCGGGCAGGGCGGCCCGCGGGGAAGGAGGGGCCGGCGAGCCTGAACGGAGCTGTCGGAGGGAGGCGACAGCGGCATGGAACGAACAGGATGAGAAGTATGAAAGCGAAAGGTTGTTGGCGTCTGTGGATCGTGCTGTTACTGGCGTTGCTCGTTTCCGGCCTGGGCATGGCGCAGGAGGAAGAGAGCGAGGAGAGGGAGCAGTGGTTCTCTGTCGATTCACTCAACGCCGGGCTGGGCGAGGTGCCCGAGGAGGCCAAGCGGCAGACGCCTCGCGAGGCGATCCGCAGTTTCCTGAAGCTTGCCGAGGAGAAGAACTTCACCGCCGCCGCCCACATGCTCAACCTCTCCGAGCTCGACGAGGCGGAGCAGGAGCGTCGCGGCCCCGAGCTGGCCAGGCAACTGGCCGAGGTGCTGCGGCGTGGCGAGTGGCTCAACGTATCCAACCTCTCCGGACGCCAGGATGCCGCCATCGAGGACCCCTCGGGCCAGCACCCCCGCACCGGCGAGCCGCGACGGGACATCGAACTGGCCTCGCTCACGCTCGATGGCGAGGCCTACGACATTCGCCTGGGGCGGTACCGGCTGGACGACGAGGATCCGGTCTGGCTGGTGACACCGGACAGCGTCTCGACCATTCCCACGCTCTACGAGGCTTATGGCCCCTCGCTGCTGGAGGAGTACATCCCGGAGCGCTTCAAGACATCGCTCGGTTGGCTCGAGCTCTGGGAGTGGATCGCCATTCCGCTGTTTGTGTTGGCCATCGGCCTGGTGGGCTGGGGCGTGCACGGCCTGGTCGGGTGGCTGGCGCACTGGTTCCCCTCCGGCTGGCCGAGCATCTTCGCCAGCCGGATCGGCAGCCCCATGGCGCTGCTGGTCATGGCGTTCACGGCCCAGGCCCTGCTCGACTACGTGGTCTCGTTCACCGCCGTGGCGACCACCTTCATCCGCGTGCTGCTGACGATCCTGATCGCCTGGGGGGCAGGCACGATTGCGCTGCGCCTGGTGGATACCATCCTGCTCAAGGTGACGCGGCGCATCGTCGGCGAGATCGACGACACCAAGCCCAAGGACGAGCGCAAGCTGCTGACGACACTGTATGCGCTGCGCCGGGTCATCATCCTGGTCACGGTGACCGCGGTTTCGGTCTACGTGCTGAGCCAGATCCAGCTCTTCGAGACCCTGGGCATGTCGCTGCTGGCCTCGGCCAGCGTGCTGGCGGTGCTGGTGGGTATCGCCGGGCAGGCGGTGCTGGGCAACATCCTCTCCTCGTTCCAGCTGTCGCTGGCCAAGCCCATCCGTATCGGCGACCTGGTGATGTTCGAAGGGCAGTGGTGCTATGTGGAAGGCATCTTCTACACCTTCATCCGGTTGAGGAGCTGGGATGAACGGCGCCTGATCGTGCCGGTGACCTACTTCGTCTCGAAACCCTTCGAGAACCTCTCGGTGAAGAGCGCCAAGATGTATCGGACGCTGGAGCTGGTCGTCCACCTGAGCGCCGACATCCAGCTCATTCGGGAGAAATTCATGGAATTCGCCAAGGAGGAGGACAACGTCGTCGAGCACCACAAGCTGTGCTGCTACGTGACGGGGCAGACCGAACGGGCCCAGACCGTCAGCTGCTACCTCATGGCCTCCGACCCCTTCGCCGGCTGGGTCGCGGAGATGCAGATCCGCGAGAAGCTGATGAATTTCATCCGCGACGAGCACCCCGAGTGGTGGCCGCGCGAGGTGGTGGTGCTGAGCCAGGCGGATATCGCCAAGGGGGAACGCAAGGACGCCCCGCCGCCCTCCGCATCAGGCAACGCCGGGAGGTGATGGGTCAGGCGGATGGCTCCGGGTTCGTGCCCGGAGGTATCGTACGGTTCACGTCGACACACTTTGGTGGCAGTCAAGATAGGGCCCGGCATTGCCGGGCCCATCGGAACCGCATTCATTTCCTATCAGGTCTCATCCTCTTCTGTGTCTAGTGTGTCGGTATCGCTCGGGTCGGGTTCCTCGCCGCCCTGCGTGCCTTCACCTCCGTCTACGCCTGGGGCGCCCGGGTCGCTGCTCACTTCGTCGGAGCGGTCACCGGCGCCTTCCGGCTCCATCTCGCCGTCTTTTTCCTTTTCCCACTCGGGCTTTTTCTCGGCATCGGTTCCAGCGGACCCGGAAGCGCCCATCGTGCCGGAGGCATCATCCGTCATGGTGGAGGTCCCGCTCTGCTCGCCAGCGGCATCCGTTTCCTTGTCAGTACCGGCCGACCAGGCGAAGGGGCTGGCAACCAGGCCTATCGTCACTCCCAACACACCGATTCGCTTGAGGATATCGCGAGGTAACATGGCATGACTCCTTGGACATCGTGTCCTCATGCAAGCGGCCCCTGTCGTGGCGGCCGCTCTGCTCCTTGTGATGCCGTGGGCTTTGCATGGCAGCGCCACGGCCCCTTAAGCATAGTTCGATAGCGAGAGTTTTGGTGGGGTGGCTCCTGCAATTTCAGCGTCCCTGCGCACCGAGCTGCTGGCGGCGAAACTCGCCCTGGCGCTCGATCATCCAGCCGGGATATTCGGCCGGCAGTGCACTGACGCGGTCGAGCTCGGCGAGTTCGTCTGCGCTGAGCGTGACCTGCGCGGCGGCGATGTTGTCGTCGAGCTGGTCGATGCGCTTGGCGCCGAGGATCACGCTGGTGACCGCCGGCTGGTGCAGCAGCCAGGCCAGCGCAATCTGGGCGACGCTGACGCCCTTGGCCTCGGCGATGCCGCGCATGACGTCGACGCAGCCATGGGCGCGCGCCTCGTCCACCGGCGGGAAATCGAGGTTGACGCGGCGCCCCTCGCCACTGGCCCGGTCGCCGCGGCCGTACTTGCCGCTGAGCAGGCCGCCGGCGAGCGGGCTCCACACCATCAGGCCGAGGCCCTCGCTCTCCAGCATCGGCACGATCTCGCGCTCCAGGTCGCGTCCGGCCAGGGTGTAGTAGGCCTGCAGCGACTGGAAGCGGTTCAGCCCCTTGCGTTCGGCGATGCCGAGCGCCTTGACGATCTGCCAGGCGGCCCAGTTGGAGACGCCGACATAACGCACGTGGCCGTGCTGGACCAGGGTATCCAGCGCGCACAGGGTCTCCTCGATGGGCGTGGCGGGGTCGAAGCCGTGCACCTGGTAGAGGTCGATGTGGTCGAGCTGCAGGCGCTTCAGGCTCGCCTTCACGCCCTCCATGATGTGGTAGCGCGACAGCCCCCTGGCATTGATGCCGGCGCCGGTCTCGCCGAATACCTTGGTGGCGACGACCACCTCGTCGCGGGGTATGCCGAGGTTCTTCAGCGCCTGGCCGGTGATGCGTTCCGAGAGCCCCTCGGAGTAGACGTCGGCGGTATCGATGAAGTTAATGCCGGCCTCCAGGGCGCGGGCGACCAGCCGCTCGGCGTCGCTCTGCTGGAGATTGCCGATCTTGCTCCAGAGTTCGCCCTCGCCGCCGAAGGTCATGGTGCCCAGGCAGAACTGGGAAACGAACAGGCCGGTGTTGCCGAGTTTGCGATATTGCATGGGGTACTCCTTTCCTCTTGCCGGGGTGTAGTGTGGCAGGTTTGCAGCGCCCTGCCGGGTCGATTCATCGTCCTGCCGAAGGGCTGCGGCACCGCTGCCGCTTGCGGTGGGCGGCGGTGTAGGATGAGACGATACGTCGGTCGTGAGCGGCCGTTCAGGAGCGCGCTATTCCGGTATTCGCCCTTCCCCCCAAGGAAACGCACCGTGCTCAGCAACCCCAGGAGAAGATGGAGGCCCTGATGGGGCGCTCCACGCTGGCGCCCTCCGCCTGACCAGGTCTCCGATGGAGCCGGCGGAGGAAGCGCGTCGTGTGGCGTGACGGTGCGCCGCCGTCACGCCGTATCGCCTTACCGCGGGCGACGTACGACCCTTAGCTTGCCGCTCGCGCCACCGCCGCAGAAGAAGCGCTCGGCGCCATCCGACTCGAGCCCGGAGACGCCCATTCCCTGGGGCATCTCGAGCTGCTGCAGCACCTCGCCCGAATCAGGGTCGATTCGCCTCAGGTCGCTGCCGTCCTCCTCCCAGGTGCCATGCCAGAGTTCGCCGTCGACCCAGGTGACGCCGGTGACGAAGCGGTTGGATTCGATGGTGCGCAGAATTGCCCCGCTGTCGGGATCGATCTGGTGGATCTTGCGGTCCCGATACTGGCCTAGCCAGAGCGAACCCTCGGCCCAGGCCAGCCCCGAGTTGCCCCCCGGCGGGGCGGGAATGGTGGAGAGGATGTGGCCGCTGGCAGGCTCGATCTTGAGGATGCGATCCTCGGCGACCTGGAACAGATGCCGGCCGTCGAAGGCCGTGCCGGCATCGGCGGCGGTCTCGATCGAGCGCTGCGGCTCGCCGGTATCGGGGTCGATGGCATTGAGTCTGTCGCCGGTAGCCAGCCAGACGTGCCGGCCGTCATAGGTGACGCCGTGGACGCTGTCCATGCCGGGGAAGGGGCCGAATTCCTCGAGGAGTTCTGCTGCTGAACGGTTCATGTCGTTGACCTCGTTGGTAGGGACCTCTTCAGCCTATGCGCCGGGCAGTGGGCCTGGGAGTAACAAGGTTGTCGTGAAACCCGGCACCGAAGGGGCGATCCAGCGCCGTGCCCTGCCGCGTCCGAAGGACTGCACCTTGCCCGCATCGGCGAGCGCTTCGAGCGCTCGCTGCGTGTTGCGTTGGCTGGCGCCGAGGGCCATGGCCAGGGCCGAGCTCGACCATGGCTCGCCGTCGCTGAGCAGGGCCAGCACCTCGCCATGCTTGCCTTCGATGGGGCGCGCCAGCACTGCGACCTCCGACGCGGCTCCTGGCTCCAGCAGGTAGCCCCGGGGTGTCGCGCGCACTCCGGCCAGGGGGGCGAGGGCCGCGCGCAGCCGGCCGAGTTCGACCCGCAGCCGGATCCGGTGCGAGTCGTCGGCGAAGCGGGTGCGAAACGCCCGGGCGATGAGCGCATCCCGCGATACGTCTGCGGGCCAGGCTTCGCCCAGCAAGCGGGCCAGGGCGAACAGCACCGGGCGCGTGGCGAGCGAGACCACGGCATCGCCATCGCGAACGGCATGACGGCAGGCATCGATGACGAGCGCCTTGGATTGCAGTAGCGCCTCGACCTCATGCAGCTGCAGCAGGTGCTCCTGGCCATGGCTCACCAGGCGTGCGGCGGGGGCATTCAGGGCAAGGCAGGCGCTCTCCACTTCCGCCAGCAGCGCGGGGACGCCGGCGAGGCGTGCGCTCCGTTCGGCTCGCTCCAGCGCGGCGCGTGCTGTCTCGGTGTGCAGCCGGCGCAGGGCGATGCCCGCCACGGTCAGCGCGTGAACGGCGCCCAGGGCCGGAGGAAGAGCGGAGGGCTCGAGCTGGGCCAGGGCATGCTCCGCCTGGCCCAGGCGGCCGAGCAGGAGCAGGCGGCGGGCCACGAGGGACCGCGCGTGGGCGGCGTTCGTCAGGTCGCCGTGCGCCTCGAGCGTGGCCCGCGCCGAGTCGAGCCGCTTCGTGGGCCAGCCCAGGTCGCGCGACGCCAGGGCAATCTCGGCCTCGGCGACGATGCACCGCGCACGAGCCGTCTCTTCCCTGGCACCGAAGGCGCGTGAGGCACGCTGCAACAGCAGCCTGGCTCGCGTGAAATCGCCAAGCTGGGCCATCGCGATCCCCCGCAGCGCCAGCGCCGGCGCATCGTCACGCAGGGCGACCCGGTTCAAGGCCCCGAGAGGATCGCCCGCCGAGAGTGCACGGCCCGCGGCCGTGATCAGCGCATCCATCTCAATCCCGCCACACTTGTTACTCCCAGCGATCGCGATAACGTTCCCTTGCCGCGACGATGGTGCGGTGGTGGGTGTCGGCCCAGGTCACTAGGGCCTGCATCGGTTCGAGGAAGGAGTGGCCGAGTTCAGTGAGGTCGTACTCCACGCGGGGAGGCACTTCCGGATAAACCGTGCGGGTGATGAAGCCGTCCTGTTCCAAGTGCTTCAGCGTGCGCGAGAGCATCTGCTTGGAGATGTCGCCGATCTCGCGCATCAGCTCGTTGAAGCGCTTGGTGCCGGGCTGAAGGGTCAGCAGAACGAGGACGCTCCATTGATCGCCGATGCGGTCGAGTACGTCGCGAATGGGGCAGGGATTGTCGAATTCGGCAACCTCGGATTGTAGTTGAGTCATGGCGGGCTCCTTGGGCGCTCATGAGTCATCACGGTGTGACCGGGTCGCACCGCGGTGACTTCTTGCGGATGGATGAGAAGTACCATAGTTTGCCGCTTAGGTCTATTTGGTAGACCAGGTCTCTATTTAAAACCTAGGAGGACTTAGTCATGGCAAACGTCGCTCTCATCGGTGCTTCCGGCAACGCCGGCTCTCGTATCCTTGCGGAACTCTCCGAGCGCAGTCATATGGTGACTGCCATCGCCAGGCACCCCGAACGAATCGACAAGCTACCGGGTGTCATGGCCCGCCATGGGGACGTTCACGACCGCGCGGGACTGGCCGATCTGCTGAGCGGCCACGATGCGGTGATCAGTTCGGTGCATTTCACGGCCACCGATATCGATGAGCTGATTGGCGCGGTACGCGACTCCGGTGTGAAGCGTTATCTGGTGGTGGGCGGCGCCGGCAGCCTCGAAGTCGCGCCGGGCCAGCGATTGATCGACCAGCCGGAGTTTCCGGCCGAGTACAAGGCGGAGGCGAGCGCAGGTGCGGCCTTCCTGGAGCGTCTGCGCACCGTCGATGACCTCGACTGGACCTTTCTGTCGCCTTCGGCGCTGTTCATCGCGGGGGAGCGGACCGGTAATTTCCGCCTCGGCAAGGATGCGCTGCTGAGTAACGAAAACGGTTCCAGCATTTCATTCGAAGACTACGCCATTGCCCTGGTCGATGAGCTCGAACGTCCTGCTCACGTGCGCCAGCGCTTTACCGTGGGCTATTGAGCCGAGGCCAGCCCGGGGCTGCCAATGAACGTCTTGCGTGACCCGCCCAGGAGGCGGGTTTTTTCTCTGCAGGATCCGCTAAAGTAGACGGGCGGGAGGCAGCGAGGCGTCACGAAACGGGAGGGCCAATGGAAAAGGTGCTGGTCAGCGCCTGCCTGCTGGGCAGGCGGGTACGCTACGACGGCGGGGCCAAGAGCCTGGCCTCGGAGATCCTCGCGCAGTGGCAGGCCGAGGGTCGGGTGATTTCGGTTTGTCCCGAGGTCGATGCCGGCCTGCCCACGCCCCGGGCACCCGCCGAAATCATCGCCGGCGATGGGGGTGGGGTACTCGCCGGTTCGGCGCAGGTCGTCGATCGCGACGGTGTCGATCTCACCGAGGTGTTTCGGCAGGGAGCCTCGCTGGCGCTCCAGCTGTGCCGGGAGCATGCCATCAAGGTGGCGGTCCTTACCGAGTACAGCCCCTCCTGCGGCAGCACGCAGGTTTACGACGGCAGCTTCTCGGGAGAGAAACGGGCCGGTGCCGGTGTTACCGCGGCGCTGCTTCGCCAGCACGGAGTGCAAGTCTTCGGCCAGCAGGACATCGCCGAGGCATGGCGGGTCATAGCGGCGCTCTAGCAAGCCTGGCTATCCAGACGGCTCTCGCGATGCGCTGTACTCTGCTATAAGCCAGGTGACAGAAAGGCAATCAAGGACACGACATGGCCTCCATTCGCCGTGAGCTGGTGGGGTTGATCGAGCGCGGCGCGATTCCGCGTGACCAGGTGCCAAGGGCGGTCGCGCTTTCCGGGTTGCACCCATCCGGGCAGGCCTGGGCGGTGTTCCTGGACCGGCTGCTGCTATGGCTGGGCACGCTGGCGCTGACCTGTGGGCTGCTGTTTCTTATCGCCTACAACTGGACCGAGATGGGACGCTGGCTGCGCTTCGGGCTGGTGCAGGCGGCGCTGTTGGCAGCCATCGGCGTCTATTGGTGGGCCGAAGGGCGCGGCGGAGCGGGTGGCGGCATAAAAGCAGCCATGGTGGCGCGGGCGGCACTCATGGCGGCCTCGCTGCTGCTGGGCGCGCTGCTGGCGCTGTTCGGCCAGGTGTACCAGACCGGGGCCGACCCTTGGCAGCTGTTCTTCTTCTGGGCCGTGCTGATGCTGCCCTGGACCCTGGTGGCGCGATTCGATGCGCTCTGGGTGCTGTGGCTGGGGCTGCTCAATCTTGCGCTGGCGCTCTACTTCCGCACCTGGGGAGGGGCGTTCGATCTCTTTTTCGATAGCGACACCGCCGCGCTGTGGGGGCTGTTCGCCCTCAATACCGCGGCGTTGGCACTGTGGGAGCTGGGCGCGCGACGCTGGCGCTGGTTGGCGGCCGGATGGGCCACCCGCCTGCTGGCGCTGGGCAGCGGCATTCCCCTGACCCTGCTGGTGATCATCTTGATCTTCGATGAGCGGGCCGATGTCTCGCCTGCCATCCTGGCCTATCCGCTCTGGCTGGCGGCGCTTTATGCCGTCTACCGCCACTGGCGGCCGGATCTGTTCATGCTGGCGGGCGGCTGTTTGTCGGTGATCGCCGTTGTCACCCTGTTCCTGGCCCGCCACCTGCTGTGGCAGGCCGAGGCGGGCGGCTTCCTGCTGCTGGCCGTGGTGGTACTGGCGCTGGGGGCCGCGGCGGCGGTCTGGCTCAAGCGGCTGCATGTGGAGATGTCGTCGTGACGCTCAGGGACAGACTCGCCCAGGCCGGTATCGAGGTTACGCCAGACGAAGGTTCGCCAGCCCTCGAGACGCCCTGGTTCGTGCGGGCATTGCAGGCGTTCTCGGGCTGGTTGGCCGCCCTGTTCCTGCTCGGCTTCCTCGCCATGGGGGCGGTGTTCGTGCTCGAAAGCAGCGCTGCCGCCGCCACCCTGGGGCTGGTCATGATCGCCGGCGCCTGTATCGCGCTGCAGAAGGCCAAGGGCGACTTTCTGGAACACCTGGCGCTGGCCGCGAGCCTGGCGGGGCAATTGCTGGTGGCCTGGGCGGTGGGTAATGCGCTGGGTGACATGACCGCCGGCTTCTGGTGGTCGCTGCTGGTGCTCCAGGTCATCCTTGCCATGGTCATGCCGAGCCTGACCCACCGTAGTTTCTCAGCCTTCGCGGCGAGCCTGGCACTCTATCTGGCGTTGGCCGAAGGGGTATCGGCGCCCTCCCTGGCTGGCGGCCTGGTGCTGCTGGCGCTGGTCGTCCTCTTTCTCAACGAGTTTCGCTGGCCGACCCGAGTGCGGGCAGTGGAGGCGCTGGGCCTCGGCCTGCTGCTTGGCCTGGTGGCTCTCCA
This portion of the Billgrantia sulfidoxydans genome encodes:
- a CDS encoding winged helix-turn-helix transcriptional regulator produces the protein MTQLQSEVAEFDNPCPIRDVLDRIGDQWSVLVLLTLQPGTKRFNELMREIGDISKQMLSRTLKHLEQDGFITRTVYPEVPPRVEYDLTELGHSFLEPMQALVTWADTHHRTIVAARERYRDRWE
- a CDS encoding DUF2157 domain-containing protein, which translates into the protein MASIRRELVGLIERGAIPRDQVPRAVALSGLHPSGQAWAVFLDRLLLWLGTLALTCGLLFLIAYNWTEMGRWLRFGLVQAALLAAIGVYWWAEGRGGAGGGIKAAMVARAALMAASLLLGALLALFGQVYQTGADPWQLFFFWAVLMLPWTLVARFDALWVLWLGLLNLALALYFRTWGGAFDLFFDSDTAALWGLFALNTAALALWELGARRWRWLAAGWATRLLALGSGIPLTLLVIILIFDERADVSPAILAYPLWLAALYAVYRHWRPDLFMLAGGCLSVIAVVTLFLARHLLWQAEAGGFLLLAVVVLALGAAAAVWLKRLHVEMSS
- a CDS encoding DUF4401 domain-containing protein, whose amino-acid sequence is MTLRDRLAQAGIEVTPDEGSPALETPWFVRALQAFSGWLAALFLLGFLAMGAVFVLESSAAAATLGLVMIAGACIALQKAKGDFLEHLALAASLAGQLLVAWAVGNALGDMTAGFWWSLLVLQVILAMVMPSLTHRSFSAFAASLALYLALAEGVSAPSLAGGLVLLALVVLFLNEFRWPTRVRAVEALGLGLLLGLVALQVMAYLGQPQLGWHDDSGVSLTWLEPWAGNVLGALALLLLLRQLFMRHAQVMVPSVRLAAYGAVVLLLLLSLRAHGLIQGGAVMMLGFAIGHRLVMGSGVLLLLLSIANYYYWLEATLLAKALTLFAIGVVLLAVRWALRRGWPIEGNDEDRADAGKGASQ
- a CDS encoding DUF523 domain-containing protein; protein product: MEKVLVSACLLGRRVRYDGGAKSLASEILAQWQAEGRVISVCPEVDAGLPTPRAPAEIIAGDGGGVLAGSAQVVDRDGVDLTEVFRQGASLALQLCREHAIKVAVLTEYSPSCGSTQVYDGSFSGEKRAGAGVTAALLRQHGVQVFGQQDIAEAWRVIAAL
- a CDS encoding NAD(P)-dependent oxidoreductase, with translation MANVALIGASGNAGSRILAELSERSHMVTAIARHPERIDKLPGVMARHGDVHDRAGLADLLSGHDAVISSVHFTATDIDELIGAVRDSGVKRYLVVGGAGSLEVAPGQRLIDQPEFPAEYKAEASAGAAFLERLRTVDDLDWTFLSPSALFIAGERTGNFRLGKDALLSNENGSSISFEDYAIALVDELERPAHVRQRFTVGY
- a CDS encoding helix-turn-helix domain-containing protein codes for the protein MDALITAAGRALSAGDPLGALNRVALRDDAPALALRGIAMAQLGDFTRARLLLQRASRAFGAREETARARCIVAEAEIALASRDLGWPTKRLDSARATLEAHGDLTNAAHARSLVARRLLLLGRLGQAEHALAQLEPSALPPALGAVHALTVAGIALRRLHTETARAALERAERSARLAGVPALLAEVESACLALNAPAARLVSHGQEHLLQLHEVEALLQSKALVIDACRHAVRDGDAVVSLATRPVLFALARLLGEAWPADVSRDALIARAFRTRFADDSHRIRLRVELGRLRAALAPLAGVRATPRGYLLEPGAASEVAVLARPIEGKHGEVLALLSDGEPWSSSALAMALGASQRNTQRALEALADAGKVQSFGRGRARRWIAPSVPGFTTTLLLPGPLPGA